One genomic window of Haemophilus haemolyticus includes the following:
- a CDS encoding metal ABC transporter substrate-binding protein — MRNSLKIMTALALGLFAMQANAKFKVVTTFTVIQDIAQNVAGNAATVESITKPGAEIHEYEPTPKDIVKAQSADLILWNGLNLERWFERFFQNIKDKPAVVVTEGIQPLSIYEGPYKDAPNPHAWMSPSNALIYIENIKNALVKYDPQNAAVYEKNAADYAQKIKQLDEPLRAKLAQIPEAQRWLVTSEGAFSYLAKDYNLKEGYLWPINAEQQGTPQQVRKVIDLVRKNNIPVVFSESTISAKPAQQVAKESGAKYGGVLYVDSLSAKKGPVPTYIDLLNVTVSTIVKGFGK, encoded by the coding sequence ATGCGAAATTCATTAAAAATTATGACCGCACTTGCACTTGGTTTATTTGCAATGCAGGCTAATGCAAAATTCAAAGTTGTCACCACCTTTACTGTGATTCAAGATATCGCACAAAATGTGGCGGGTAATGCGGCTACAGTAGAATCTATCACCAAACCAGGTGCTGAAATTCATGAATATGAACCTACGCCAAAAGACATTGTGAAAGCACAATCTGCCGATTTAATTCTATGGAACGGCTTAAATTTGGAACGTTGGTTTGAACGTTTCTTCCAAAATATTAAAGACAAACCAGCAGTCGTGGTGACTGAAGGTATTCAACCATTGTCTATTTATGAAGGTCCGTATAAAGATGCGCCTAACCCACATGCGTGGATGTCGCCATCTAATGCATTAATTTATATTGAAAATATTAAAAATGCATTGGTGAAATACGATCCACAAAATGCAGCAGTGTACGAAAAAAATGCCGCTGACTATGCTCAAAAAATTAAACAACTTGATGAGCCACTTCGTGCAAAATTAGCACAGATTCCAGAAGCTCAACGCTGGCTTGTGACAAGTGAGGGTGCTTTTAGTTATTTGGCGAAAGATTACAACTTAAAAGAAGGTTATTTATGGCCAATTAATGCTGAACAACAAGGCACCCCGCAGCAAGTGCGTAAAGTGATTGATTTAGTTCGTAAAAACAATATTCCTGTTGTGTTTAGTGAAAGTACAATTTCAGCAAAACCAGCACAACAAGTAGCGAAAGAAAGTGGCGCAAAATACGGTGGCGTATTGTATGTTGATTCACTTTCTGCGAAAAAAGGCCCAGTGCCAACTTATATTGATTTGCTTAACGTAACTGTATCAACCATTGTTAAAGGATTCGGAAAATAA
- a CDS encoding ATP-binding cassette domain-containing protein, which translates to MDSFSTSIWVNDVTVRYNNGHTAIHNMTFSLNSGTICALVGVNGSGKSTLFKSIMGLVKPQQGEIKLCDLPISQALKRNLVAYVPQSEEVDWQFPVSVYDVVMMGRYGYMNFLRIPKAIDKQKVQEAMQRVNIEHLAHRQIGELSGGQKKRVFLARALAQQSPIILLDEPFTGVDVKTENAIVDLLQQLREEGHLILVSTHNLGSVPDFCDQVVMINRTVIAAGKTEDTFNQHNLEIVFGGVLRHIKLLGENLHNDEDKRAVTVLTDDEKAVVFYGETKQDPPAPTTQDCHFEDCPCKSAVKKEEG; encoded by the coding sequence ATGGACTCTTTCTCGACATCAATTTGGGTTAATGATGTAACTGTTCGTTACAACAATGGCCACACAGCTATTCACAATATGACGTTCTCATTAAACAGTGGAACTATTTGTGCATTAGTGGGTGTGAATGGCAGTGGTAAATCCACGTTATTTAAAAGCATAATGGGGCTTGTGAAGCCACAACAAGGTGAAATCAAGCTTTGTGATTTGCCAATTTCCCAAGCACTGAAACGTAATTTAGTTGCTTATGTTCCACAATCTGAAGAAGTAGACTGGCAATTTCCTGTGTCAGTGTATGATGTCGTGATGATGGGGCGTTATGGGTATATGAATTTCCTTCGTATCCCCAAAGCGATTGATAAACAAAAAGTTCAAGAGGCGATGCAGCGAGTGAACATTGAGCATCTCGCACATCGTCAAATCGGTGAGTTATCTGGCGGGCAGAAAAAACGCGTGTTTTTGGCCCGCGCTTTAGCACAACAAAGTCCAATTATTTTATTGGATGAACCTTTCACTGGCGTTGATGTAAAAACTGAAAATGCTATTGTTGATCTTCTTCAACAGCTTCGAGAAGAAGGTCATCTTATTCTTGTCTCAACTCATAACTTAGGTTCTGTCCCAGATTTCTGTGATCAAGTGGTGATGATTAATCGTACGGTGATTGCAGCAGGGAAAACGGAAGATACCTTTAACCAACATAATTTGGAAATTGTGTTTGGTGGGGTATTACGCCATATTAAATTATTGGGTGAAAATTTACATAATGATGAGGATAAACGTGCGGTTACCGTCTTAACAGATGATGAAAAAGCCGTTGTATTCTATGGCGAAACTAAGCAAGATCCTCCAGCGCCAACAACACAGGATTGCCATTTCGAAGACTGTCCTTGTAAAAGTGCGGTGAAAAAAGAGGAGGGTTAA
- a CDS encoding metal ABC transporter permease — MLALLLEPFSYDYMLKAMILSTAVGGICAFLSSYLMLKGWSLIGDALSHSVVPGVAIAYAFSLPYALGAFFAGILAALSILWIKSISKLKEDAVIGFIFSTFFALGLLIISLNPTAVNVQSIILGNILGIADEDIYQVAIIIGVCLVLLLLFWKDLLLIFFDETQARTVGLSPLFYKVLFFTLLSACVVAALQTVGAILVIAMVVTPGATAYLLTDKFKTLSIIAIILGAVTSFVGVYISYYLDGATGGVIVTLQTLLFLAAFLFSPKYGLLTRNKKAVENV, encoded by the coding sequence ATGTTAGCATTATTATTAGAACCTTTTTCCTATGATTATATGCTCAAGGCGATGATCTTGAGTACGGCAGTGGGTGGGATTTGTGCTTTTTTGTCTTCATATTTAATGCTTAAAGGCTGGTCTTTGATTGGTGATGCACTTTCTCATTCTGTTGTGCCTGGTGTCGCGATAGCTTATGCCTTTTCTTTGCCTTATGCCCTTGGTGCATTTTTTGCTGGAATTTTAGCCGCACTTTCCATTCTTTGGATTAAATCCATTTCTAAGCTGAAAGAAGATGCCGTTATCGGATTTATTTTTAGTACTTTCTTTGCATTAGGTCTATTGATCATTTCTTTAAATCCAACTGCAGTAAATGTGCAAAGTATCATTTTAGGTAATATTTTAGGTATTGCCGACGAAGATATTTACCAAGTGGCAATTATCATTGGCGTTTGTTTAGTATTGCTTTTATTATTCTGGAAAGACTTATTACTTATCTTTTTTGATGAAACACAGGCAAGAACGGTAGGGCTTTCGCCATTATTTTATAAAGTTTTGTTTTTTACTCTATTAAGTGCTTGTGTGGTTGCTGCCTTGCAAACTGTAGGCGCGATTTTAGTGATTGCGATGGTCGTTACCCCGGGTGCGACAGCATATTTACTGACAGATAAATTCAAAACCTTGTCAATCATCGCGATTATTTTAGGGGCGGTGACAAGTTTTGTTGGTGTTTATATTAGCTATTATTTAGATGGTGCCACAGGCGGTGTGATTGTGACATTGCAAACATTATTATTCTTGGCTGCTTTCTTATTTTCACCAAAATATGGTTTGCTCACTCGTAATAAAAAGGCGGTAGAAAATGTTTGA
- a CDS encoding metal ABC transporter permease, which yields MFDWLLEPLQFEFMQNALLTAFIVSIICALLSCYLVLKGWSLMGDAISHAVLPGIVLAYLAGIPLAIGAFFSGIFCSLGVGYLKENSRIKEDTAMGIVFSGMFAIGLVMFTKIQTEQHLTHILFGNVLGVSHQELIQSAVISAIIFCMIVFKRKDFLLYCFDPSHARVAGLSPKILHYGLLMLLALTIVSTMQVVGVILVVAMLIAPGITALTLTKSFDKMLWVAIVSSITSSLIGVILSYHFDASTGACIILLQAAFFVIALIYSKIRTR from the coding sequence ATGTTTGATTGGCTTTTAGAACCGCTACAATTTGAGTTTATGCAAAATGCTTTGTTGACTGCATTTATTGTTTCAATTATTTGTGCGTTGCTTTCTTGCTATTTAGTCTTGAAAGGTTGGTCATTAATGGGCGATGCGATTTCCCATGCGGTGTTGCCTGGTATTGTACTTGCTTATTTGGCTGGAATTCCTTTAGCGATTGGGGCATTTTTCTCAGGCATTTTTTGCTCGCTTGGCGTGGGGTATTTAAAAGAAAATAGTCGTATAAAAGAAGATACAGCAATGGGCATTGTATTTTCTGGAATGTTTGCTATTGGTCTTGTCATGTTCACCAAAATTCAAACAGAACAGCATTTAACGCATATTTTGTTTGGTAATGTATTAGGTGTAAGTCATCAAGAGCTTATTCAAAGTGCGGTCATTTCTGCGATAATTTTTTGTATGATTGTCTTTAAGCGTAAAGACTTTTTGCTTTATTGTTTTGATCCAAGCCATGCTCGTGTTGCAGGACTTTCTCCAAAGATTTTACATTATGGATTGTTAATGTTGCTTGCTTTAACCATTGTAAGCACGATGCAAGTGGTCGGCGTTATTTTGGTGGTGGCAATGTTAATTGCGCCAGGAATTACCGCACTTACGCTCACAAAATCTTTTGATAAAATGTTATGGGTTGCTATTGTCAGTTCCATTACATCAAGCCTAATTGGCGTAATATTGAGCTATCATTTTGATGCGTCAACTGGTGCTTGTATTATTCTTCTACAAGCCGCATTTTTTGTTATAGCATTAATTTATAGCAAGATTAGAACAAGATAA
- a CDS encoding porin — protein MKKTLAALIIGAFAASAANAAVVYNNEGTKVEVDGSVRLILQKTNKDGAGHTHSGLKNDGSRFGFTVNHQLNDGYYALARIETRLKGDAKGDDGFGNITAHRAFAGIGHKERGQLTFGRQTTIADKLVIANDYSYGLIEKKDYIPNEGNSVIRYDYKGIEGLVLSASYQFADKRDDANEVKAGTTESPSVKNGFQFGALYDANNVIAKFAYGRTNYGNTVAKGTPASGNTPAVPDVSADKHYKDGILASIGYDFNGFVASIDGGYAKDTFKVENQKIAVKRFFVSPGFQYQVTDLSSVYGNYKYEQESIKVLNNDVKAKTHGFLLGVDYKLHKQAVVFLEGKYQKTKGYLNGKSVGESQKDKAIGVGLRVFF, from the coding sequence ATGAAAAAAACACTTGCAGCATTAATCATCGGTGCATTCGCAGCTTCAGCAGCGAATGCAGCAGTAGTTTACAATAATGAAGGAACTAAAGTTGAAGTTGATGGTTCTGTCCGTCTTATTCTTCAAAAAACTAATAAAGACGGTGCTGGTCATACTCACTCTGGCTTAAAAAATGATGGTTCTCGCTTTGGCTTTACTGTTAATCATCAGCTAAATGATGGTTACTATGCTTTAGCACGTATTGAAACTAGACTTAAGGGTGATGCTAAAGGTGACGACGGTTTTGGTAATATTACAGCTCATCGTGCCTTCGCTGGAATTGGTCATAAAGAACGTGGTCAATTGACCTTTGGTCGTCAAACAACCATCGCAGATAAACTTGTTATAGCTAATGACTATAGTTATGGCCTTATTGAGAAGAAAGACTATATTCCAAACGAAGGAAACTCTGTTATTCGCTACGATTACAAAGGTATTGAAGGTCTAGTATTAAGTGCAAGCTATCAATTTGCAGATAAACGTGATGACGCAAATGAGGTTAAAGCAGGCACAACAGAAAGTCCATCAGTAAAAAATGGTTTCCAATTTGGTGCACTTTATGATGCAAATAACGTTATTGCAAAATTTGCATATGGCCGAACAAATTACGGTAATACCGTAGCTAAAGGTACTCCAGCATCAGGAAATACTCCAGCTGTTCCAGATGTTAGCGCAGATAAACATTATAAAGATGGTATTTTAGCAAGCATTGGATATGATTTTAATGGTTTTGTTGCATCAATTGATGGTGGTTATGCAAAAGACACATTTAAAGTTGAAAACCAAAAAATTGCTGTAAAACGTTTCTTTGTATCTCCAGGTTTCCAATATCAAGTAACTGATCTCAGCAGTGTTTATGGTAACTATAAATACGAACAAGAAAGTATTAAAGTACTAAATAATGATGTTAAAGCTAAAACTCATGGTTTCTTATTAGGTGTTGATTATAAACTTCACAAACAAGCCGTAGTATTCTTAGAAGGTAAATACCAAAAAACTAAAGGATATCTAAATGGCAAGTCAGTTGGCGAGTCTCAAAAAGATAAAGCTATTGGCGTAGGTTTACGCGTATTCTTCTAA
- a CDS encoding porin: protein MKKTLAALIIGAFAASAANAAVVYNNEGTKVEVDGSIRLILQKTNKEGAGHTHSGLKNDGSRFGFTVNHQLNDGYYALGRIETRLKGGAKGDDEFGNITAHRVFAGIGHKERGQLTFGRQTTIADKLVIANDYSYGLIEKKDYIPNEGNSVIRYDYKGVEGLLLSASYQFADKHNDHNEVVDSTFDELLVKNGFQLGATYEANNVIAKLAYGRTNYSDVVENGVVEGEKVYRDGFLTSLGYNFGQVTVSVDAGYAKDTLKLDGEKETAKRFFVSPGFQYQVTELSNIYGNYKYEQHKQDEDKTKIHGFLLGIDYKLHKQALVFLEGKYQVAKSYSSSEFIAKGKDKAIGVGIRVFF from the coding sequence ATGAAAAAAACACTTGCAGCATTAATCATCGGTGCATTCGCAGCTTCAGCGGCAAATGCAGCTGTAGTTTATAACAACGAAGGAACTAAAGTTGAAGTTGATGGTTCTATCCGTCTTATTCTTCAAAAAACTAATAAAGAAGGCGCTGGTCACACTCACTCAGGCTTAAAAAATGATGGTTCTCGCTTTGGCTTTACTGTCAACCACCAGTTAAATGACGGCTACTATGCATTAGGCCGTATTGAAACTAGACTTAAGGGTGGAGCTAAGGGCGATGATGAGTTTGGTAACATTACAGCACATCGTGTCTTCGCTGGAATTGGTCACAAAGAACGTGGTCAATTGACCTTTGGTCGTCAAACAACCATCGCAGATAAACTTGTTATAGCTAATGACTATAGTTATGGCCTTATTGAGAAGAAAGACTATATTCCAAACGAAGGAAACTCTGTTATTCGTTACGATTACAAAGGTGTTGAAGGTTTACTATTAAGTGCAAGTTATCAGTTTGCAGACAAACATAATGATCATAATGAGGTTGTAGATAGCACTTTTGATGAACTATTAGTTAAGAATGGTTTCCAATTAGGTGCAACGTATGAAGCTAATAATGTAATTGCAAAACTTGCATACGGTCGTACAAATTATAGTGATGTTGTAGAAAATGGTGTCGTAGAAGGAGAGAAAGTCTATAGAGATGGTTTCTTGACTAGCTTAGGATATAATTTTGGTCAGGTAACTGTGTCTGTTGATGCTGGTTACGCAAAAGATACGCTTAAACTTGATGGTGAAAAAGAGACTGCTAAACGTTTCTTCGTATCTCCAGGATTCCAATACCAAGTAACAGAACTTAGTAACATTTATGGTAACTATAAGTATGAACAACATAAACAAGATGAAGATAAAACTAAGATCCATGGATTCTTGTTAGGTATTGATTATAAACTTCACAAACAAGCATTAGTATTCTTAGAAGGAAAATACCAAGTTGCTAAAAGTTATTCATCTAGTGAATTTATCGCAAAAGGTAAAGATAAAGCTATTGGTGTAGGTATCCGCGTATTCTTCTAA
- the rnhA gene encoding ribonuclease HI: MQKQIEIFTDGSCLGNPGPGGIGAILRYKQHEKMLSKGYFKTTNNRMELRAVIEALSALKEPCLITLYSDSQYMKNGITKWIFNWKKNNWKASSGKPVKNQDLWIALDESIQRHKINWQWVKGHAGHRENEICDELAKKGAENPTQEDIGYMEE; the protein is encoded by the coding sequence ATGCAAAAACAGATTGAAATTTTTACTGATGGATCTTGCTTAGGTAATCCCGGTCCGGGCGGAATTGGCGCCATATTGCGTTATAAACAGCATGAAAAAATGCTTTCCAAAGGCTATTTCAAAACCACCAATAATCGAATGGAATTACGCGCAGTCATTGAAGCATTAAGTGCATTAAAAGAACCTTGCTTGATCACGCTTTATAGTGATAGCCAGTATATGAAAAATGGCATAACAAAATGGATCTTTAACTGGAAAAAAAATAATTGGAAAGCAAGTTCTGGAAAGCCTGTAAAAAACCAAGATTTATGGATAGCCTTAGATGAATCCATCCAACGTCATAAAATTAATTGGCAATGGGTGAAAGGTCATGCAGGACACAGAGAAAATGAAATATGCGATGAATTAGCTAAAAAAGGGGCAGAAAACCCAACACAGGAAGATATTGGGTACATGGAAGAATAA
- the dnaQ gene encoding DNA polymerase III subunit epsilon: protein MINPNRQIVLDTETTGMNQLGAHYEGHCIIEIGAVELINRRYTGNNFHIYIKPDRPVDPDAIKVHGITDEMLADKPEFKEVAQDFLDYINGAELLIHNAPFDVGFMDYEFRKLNLNVKTNDICLVTDTLQMARQMYPGKRNNLDALCDRLGIDNSKRTLHGALLDAEILADVYLMMTGGQTNLFDEEESVESEVIHVVQEKSAEEIKSAVDFAHNLKLLQPTDDELQAHLELLKMINKKSGNNCLWDKRFGNDNMH from the coding sequence ATGATTAATCCCAATCGCCAAATTGTGTTAGATACTGAAACTACAGGTATGAATCAGCTTGGTGCACATTATGAAGGACACTGCATTATTGAAATTGGTGCAGTTGAATTAATAAATCGTCGTTACACAGGTAATAATTTCCATATTTACATTAAACCAGATCGCCCAGTTGATCCTGATGCGATTAAAGTTCATGGTATTACTGATGAAATGTTAGCGGATAAACCTGAATTCAAAGAGGTTGCCCAAGATTTTTTGGATTATATTAATGGTGCGGAATTGCTTATTCACAATGCACCCTTTGACGTTGGATTTATGGATTATGAATTTCGTAAACTTAACCTCAATGTGAAAACTAACGATATTTGTCTAGTGACAGATACTTTGCAAATGGCGCGTCAGATGTATCCTGGAAAACGTAATAATTTGGACGCACTTTGTGATCGTTTAGGTATTGATAATAGCAAACGTACTTTGCACGGTGCGTTACTGGATGCCGAGATCTTGGCGGATGTTTATTTGATGATGACTGGGGGACAAACAAATTTATTCGATGAAGAAGAATCTGTTGAGTCTGAAGTTATCCATGTTGTGCAAGAAAAATCGGCGGAAGAAATAAAAAGTGCGGTGGATTTTGCGCACAATTTAAAATTACTTCAACCTACTGATGATGAGCTACAAGCGCATTTAGAATTATTAAAGATGATTAATAAAAAAAGTGGAAATAATTGTCTTTGGGATAAACGCTTTGGCAATGATAATATGCATTAA
- the der gene encoding ribosome biogenesis GTPase Der — protein sequence MATPVVALVGRPNVGKSTLFNRLTRTRDALVADFPGLTRDRKYGHAHIAGYEFIVIDTGGIDGTEEGVEEKMAEQSLLAIDEADIVLFLVDARAGLTAADIGIANYLRQRQNKTTIVVANKTDGIDADSHCAEFYQLGLGEIEQIAASQGRGVTQLMEQVLAPFAEQMENSDENDRTSEEEQDEWEQEFDFDSEEDTALLDEALEESEEEQDKNIKIAIVGRPNVGKSTLTNRILGEDRVVVYDMPGTTRDSIYIPMERDGQKYTLIDTAGVRKRGKVHLAVEKFSVIKTLQAIQDANVVLLTIDARENISDQDLSLLGFILNAGRSLVIVVNKWDGLDQNVKDRVKSELDRRLDFIDFARVHFISALHGSGVGNLFDSIKEAYACATQKMTTSLLTRILQMATDEHQPPMIGGRRIKLKYAHPGGYNPPIIVVHGNQMDKLPDSYKRYLSNYYRKSLKIIGSPIRLLFQEGSNPFAGRKNKLTPNQLRKRKRLMKFIKKAKR from the coding sequence ATGGCAACTCCAGTTGTGGCCCTTGTAGGTCGCCCGAATGTGGGAAAATCCACATTATTTAATCGCCTTACTCGTACAAGAGATGCGTTAGTCGCTGATTTTCCTGGTCTAACTCGTGATAGAAAATACGGCCATGCTCATATTGCTGGTTATGAGTTTATTGTTATTGATACTGGCGGTATTGATGGAACCGAAGAGGGCGTAGAAGAAAAAATGGCGGAGCAATCTTTGCTTGCGATTGATGAAGCCGATATTGTTCTTTTTCTTGTAGATGCTAGAGCGGGTTTAACGGCAGCTGATATTGGTATTGCTAATTACTTACGTCAACGTCAAAACAAAACGACGATTGTGGTGGCCAATAAAACCGATGGTATCGATGCGGATTCTCATTGTGCTGAATTTTATCAGTTAGGTTTAGGGGAAATTGAGCAAATCGCTGCCTCACAAGGCCGTGGTGTCACTCAGTTAATGGAACAAGTGCTTGCGCCTTTTGCGGAACAAATGGAAAACTCTGATGAAAATGACCGCACTTCTGAGGAAGAACAAGACGAATGGGAACAAGAATTCGATTTTGATTCAGAAGAAGATACGGCATTGCTTGATGAGGCGTTAGAAGAATCAGAAGAAGAGCAAGATAAAAATATTAAGATTGCTATTGTTGGTCGTCCAAACGTCGGTAAATCCACTTTAACCAATCGTATTTTAGGTGAAGATCGTGTCGTGGTTTACGATATGCCAGGCACGACTCGCGACAGTATTTATATCCCAATGGAGCGTGATGGACAGAAATATACGTTGATTGATACGGCTGGTGTGCGTAAACGCGGTAAGGTGCATTTGGCTGTTGAAAAATTCTCCGTGATTAAAACCTTACAAGCGATTCAAGATGCTAATGTTGTGTTATTGACTATTGACGCGAGAGAGAACATTTCTGATCAGGATTTATCTTTGCTCGGCTTTATTTTAAATGCAGGCCGTTCTTTAGTGATCGTTGTGAATAAATGGGATGGTTTAGATCAAAATGTGAAAGACCGCGTTAAATCTGAACTTGATCGTCGTTTAGATTTTATTGATTTTGCTCGTGTGCATTTTATTTCTGCATTGCACGGTAGTGGTGTGGGCAATCTTTTTGATTCGATTAAAGAAGCCTATGCTTGTGCGACTCAAAAAATGACGACCTCGCTTTTAACTCGTATTTTGCAAATGGCAACCGATGAGCACCAACCACCGATGATTGGCGGTCGTCGAATTAAATTGAAATATGCTCATCCAGGTGGTTACAACCCACCGATTATTGTGGTTCACGGTAACCAAATGGATAAACTACCAGATTCTTATAAACGTTATTTATCTAATTATTATCGTAAGAGCTTAAAAATTATTGGTTCACCGATTCGTCTTCTTTTCCAAGAAGGTTCGAATCCATTTGCGGGGCGTAAAAATAAACTTACCCCGAACCAACTGCGTAAACGTAAACGTTTGATGAAGTTTATTAAGAAAGCGAAACGTTAA
- a CDS encoding sugar transporter, translated as MSLYLKAEKIQSWRVLIMACAGFIFNTTEFVPVAMLSDIAQSFNMQTADTGLMMTVYAWTVLIMSLPAMLATGNMERKSLLIKLFIIFIVGHILSVIAWNFWILLIARMCIALAHSVFWSITASLVMRIAPKHKKTQALGMLAIGTALATILGLPIGRIVGQLVGWRVTFGIIAVLALSIMFLIIRLLPNLPSKNAGSIASLPLLAKRPLLLWLYVTTAIVISAHFTAYTYIEPFMIDVGHLDPNFATAVLLIFGFSGIAASLLFNRFYRLAPTKFIVVSMSLLMFSLLLLLFSTETIIAMFSLVFIWGIGISCIGLSLQMRVLKLAPDATDVATAIYSGIFNAGIGAGALFGNLATTYLGLNEIGYTGATLGLIGFIIFITTHLKYRHTFLLQNK; from the coding sequence ATGTCGTTATATTTAAAAGCTGAAAAAATCCAATCATGGCGCGTGCTTATTATGGCTTGCGCAGGATTTATTTTTAATACTACAGAATTCGTGCCCGTTGCAATGTTAAGTGACATTGCACAAAGTTTTAATATGCAAACTGCCGATACTGGTTTAATGATGACAGTTTATGCTTGGACGGTGCTAATTATGTCTTTACCAGCCATGCTTGCCACAGGCAACATGGAACGTAAAAGTCTGCTTATTAAGCTGTTCATTATATTTATTGTTGGACATATATTATCGGTCATTGCATGGAATTTCTGGATATTACTTATCGCTCGAATGTGTATTGCATTAGCACATTCGGTGTTTTGGTCAATTACTGCCTCACTTGTGATGCGCATAGCACCTAAACACAAGAAAACTCAAGCATTAGGAATGCTCGCTATTGGCACCGCACTGGCCACCATCTTAGGCTTACCGATTGGACGAATTGTCGGACAGCTCGTCGGTTGGCGAGTCACTTTTGGCATTATTGCGGTACTGGCATTATCCATCATGTTTTTAATTATTCGATTATTGCCAAATTTACCCAGTAAAAATGCAGGCTCTATTGCAAGTTTACCCTTGCTTGCGAAACGCCCCTTATTACTTTGGCTTTATGTAACAACGGCAATCGTCATTTCAGCACACTTTACCGCTTATACTTATATCGAACCATTCATGATTGATGTCGGGCACTTGGATCCAAATTTTGCCACGGCTGTATTATTAATTTTTGGTTTCTCAGGTATTGCCGCAAGTCTATTATTTAACAGATTCTACCGACTTGCTCCTACAAAATTTATTGTTGTTTCGATGAGTTTATTGATGTTCTCTCTCCTGTTACTCCTCTTCTCTACCGAAACAATAATAGCAATGTTCAGTCTTGTATTTATTTGGGGGATTGGCATTTCTTGTATCGGGCTATCCCTACAAATGCGCGTACTAAAACTTGCGCCAGATGCAACCGATGTTGCCACGGCTATTTACTCGGGCATTTTCAATGCAGGAATTGGAGCTGGCGCATTATTTGGAAATCTTGCGACAACCTATTTAGGATTAAACGAAATTGGTTATACGGGCGCTACATTAGGTTTAATCGGTTTCATCATTTTTATTACAACGCACTTAAAATATCGCCATACATTTCTTCTGCAAAACAAATAA
- the dcd gene encoding dCTP deaminase: MRLCDTDIERYLDDGIISLTPRPSNDKINGATIDVRLGNSFRVFREHSAPFIDLSGPKEEVSAQLESVMSDEIIVPEGEAFFLHPGTLALATTLESVKLPANIIGWLDGRSSLARLGLMVHVTAHRIDPGWEGKIVLEFYNSGKLPLALRPNMVIGALSFEILSGEAKRPYSSRKDAKYKNQQSAVASRIDEDKE; encoded by the coding sequence ATGCGTCTTTGCGATACTGATATTGAACGCTATCTCGATGATGGCATTATTTCTTTAACTCCTCGTCCAAGTAATGACAAAATCAACGGTGCAACAATTGATGTTCGCTTGGGTAATTCTTTCCGCGTATTTCGTGAGCACTCGGCGCCTTTCATTGATTTAAGCGGCCCGAAAGAAGAAGTGTCCGCCCAGCTTGAATCCGTAATGAGTGATGAAATTATTGTGCCTGAAGGCGAAGCATTTTTCTTACATCCAGGTACTTTAGCATTAGCAACTACACTTGAATCAGTGAAATTACCTGCCAATATTATCGGTTGGTTAGACGGTCGATCTTCTTTAGCGCGTTTAGGCTTAATGGTACACGTCACGGCACACCGTATTGATCCAGGTTGGGAAGGAAAAATCGTATTGGAATTTTATAATTCAGGGAAATTACCATTAGCATTACGTCCAAATATGGTGATTGGTGCATTGAGCTTTGAAATATTAAGTGGCGAAGCGAAACGACCATATAGTAGCCGCAAAGATGCAAAATATAAAAATCAACAAAGTGCGGTTGCGAGTCGAATTGACGAAGACAAGGAATAA